GATGAGGATGAATGTAATACACACTGTAGGTGTAAAAGACCTAAAGGAAGCAATGCCACAACTTGAGTACATGATAAACAGAGAGTCTAACCCTATGCTGCTTATGGCTGTGGTAGATGCCTTGGCTAAGATGTCTCACCCCGAGGCTCTGGAGCTTCTTAGAAAACTTGCTCACCATACCTATCCCATAATACGCTCAAGGGCTAAGTATGCTCTGGAGAAAAGGCTCACTGGAGGGAGGAGATCACCAGCTGTCTGAGGGCTTCTATGAAGCTGGGATGATCCTTTAGGGTGGGTATTCTCACAAAGCTCTCAACTCCCAGGCTTTCTGCCAAGCTCTTGTATTGTACATCCAGCTCGTAGAGGGTTTCCGAGTGCTCACACACAAAGGATACAGGTATTAGAGCCAAACGCTTGACACCAGATTTTATAAGCTCTTCTATGAGTTTATCTGTAAAGGGCTCTAACCATTTAACAGGACCTATCTTACTCTGGTATCCCAGAGCATAAGAAACCTCAGGGAAGTGTTCCATTATAAGCTTTACAGTCTCCTCCGTCTGGTCTTTGTAAGGGTCTCCTCTTTTTATCACTTGGACGGGTAGGCTGTGTGCAGTAAACAAGAAAAAGTAGCTTTCCCAGCTCTGAAGATGCTCTTTTATGTTCTCTACCATGGCTCTTATGTAAGCAGGGTGATTGTGATAGGAGATTATTCTTATCACCGGCACCTGGGGAAAGCGCTTGAAGACTCTTTCAAACTCGTTAAAAGACGACCCTGTGGTGGTTTTGCTGTACTGCGGATACATGGGAAGAAGCACTATCTTGCTTATATCTTCGGTAAAAAGCTCTCTTAGA
The DNA window shown above is from Hydrogenobacter thermophilus TK-6 and carries:
- the hemH gene encoding ferrochelatase, with the translated sequence MSKIGVVLLNMGGPDSLSAVEPFLYNLFSDHDIIEIPRLIQKPVARLIAKLRAEKTKHYYEVMGGKSPQREQTEQQAKALQNVLGENYKVVVAMRYWHPFTEEALRELFTEDISKIVLLPMYPQYSKTTTGSSFNEFERVFKRFPQVPVIRIISYHNHPAYIRAMVENIKEHLQSWESYFFLFTAHSLPVQVIKRGDPYKDQTEETVKLIMEHFPEVSYALGYQSKIGPVKWLEPFTDKLIEELIKSGVKRLALIPVSFVCEHSETLYELDVQYKSLAESLGVESFVRIPTLKDHPSFIEALRQLVISSLQ